The Scomber japonicus isolate fScoJap1 chromosome 13, fScoJap1.pri, whole genome shotgun sequence genome includes a window with the following:
- the panx3 gene encoding pannexin-3 isoform X2, with protein sequence MSIAQAAAKAMLSDALLQDSPGINRINHLELELPLDKVIKFVSVGLPLVLVCMAFAREISLGPQISCFPPSNFTIKQASYVDTYCWDSLMHHEFDSDGNFEERSLWVHKMFPYSLLAMAVLMYLPALIWRQLVMPTLSSDLLFIIDELDNSYNRSIRMAQSILDMRQLTKNPLTFQAELQRAKKKRYFEYPLLERYMKCKQNSYFLVSMLFLRGFLLLTFMTAACLYLAYFHLSAFLQDEFSCFVRTGMLRDQNWVPELVQCKMIGQLVFQVISVANGAIYVLLAPIVLFSLIRLFVWDTTFISIYEVLPALDLLKRGRLGCPLNDLNVLLLFLRANVAHLKSYGKVRALCSLAPPQVGNATPGQGLGAMLSQEEMEEREEAAMELAEEVEEAKEEGKLNLVDIMTILGAAQGRVVNCSEQRPLVEENMSLEPNHQGYHELKESAPFSHY encoded by the exons ATGTCCATCGCCCAGGCGGCGGCCAAGGCCATGCTATCTGATGCCCTGCTGCAGGACAGCCCTGGGATAAACCGGATCAACCACCTGGAGCTGGAGCTTCCTCTGGACAAGGTCATCAAATTTGTGTCTGTGGGTCTTCCGCTGGTTCTGGTCTGCATGGCCTTCGCCCGCGAGATCTCCCTGG GGCCTCAGATCAGCTGTTTCCCTCCCAGCAATTTCACCATCAAGCAGGCCAGCTATGTAGACACATACTGCTGGGACTCTCTCATGCATCACGAGTTTGACAGCGATGGGAACTTTGAGGAGCGCTCTCTCTGGGTACACAAA ATGTTCCCTTACTCGCTTCTGGCCATGGCGGTGCTAATGTACCTGCCTGCGCTGATCTGGCGCCAGCTCGTCATGCCCACGCTGAGCTCCGATCTGCTCTTCATAATTGACGAACTAGACAATTCGTACAACCGCTCCATCCGAATGGCCCAGAGCATTCTGGATATGCGCCAACTCACTAAGAACCCGCTCACATTTCAAGCTGAGCTGCAGAG GGCCAAGAAGAAGCGCTACTTTGAGTACCCCCTACTGGAGAGATACATGAAGTGCAAACAAAACTCCTACTTCCTTGTTAGCATGCTTTTCTTGCGTGGCTTCCTCCTGCTGACTTTCATGACAGCTGCCTGTCTCTACCTCGCCTACTTCCAcctctctgccttcctccaGGATGAGTTCAGCTGCTTTGTCCGCACAGGCATGCTGCGTGATCAGAACTGGGTTCCTGAACTGGTCCAGTGTAAAATGATTGGCCAGTTAGTCTTTCAGGTGATAAGCGTTGCCAATGGCGCCATCTATGTCCTGCTGGCGCCCATCGTCCTCTTCAGCCTGATACGACTCTTTGTGTGGGACACCACCTTTATCTCCATCTATGAGGTTCTCCCAGCCCTGGATCTCCTCAAACGCGGTCGGTTGGGATGCCCCCTGAATGATCTCAAcgtcctcctgctcttcctgcGTGCCAACGTAGCCCACCTGAAGTCCTACGGGAAGGTGAGGGCATTGTGCTCGCTGGCACCTCCGCAGGTTGGCAACGCTACGCCAGGGCAAGGCTTAGGTGCAATGCTGAGCCAGGAGGAGATGGAAGAACGTGAGGAGGCTGCTATGGAGCTggcagaggaggtggaggaagccAAAGAGGAGGGGAAGCTAAACCTGGTGGATATCATGACTATTCTGGGAGCAGCACAGGGAAGAGTTGTAAACTGCAGCGAGCAGAGGCCTCTGGTCGAGGAGAATATGAGTCTCG AGCCAAACCACCAGGGGTACCATGAGTTGAAGGAGTCTGCACCATTTAGTCATTACTAG
- the panx3 gene encoding pannexin-3 isoform X1, whose translation MSIAQAAAKAMLSDALLQDSPGINRINHLELELPLDKVIKFVSVGLPLVLVCMAFAREISLGPQISCFPPSNFTIKQASYVDTYCWDSLMHHEFDSDGNFEERSLWVHKMFPYSLLAMAVLMYLPALIWRQLVMPTLSSDLLFIIDELDNSYNRSIRMAQSILDMRQLTKNPLTFQAELQRAKKKRYFEYPLLERYMKCKQNSYFLVSMLFLRGFLLLTFMTAACLYLAYFHLSAFLQDEFSCFVRTGMLRDQNWVPELVQCKMIGQLVFQVISVANGAIYVLLAPIVLFSLIRLFVWDTTFISIYEVLPALDLLKRGRLGCPLNDLNVLLLFLRANVAHLKSYGKVRALCSLAPPQVGNATPGQGLGAMLSQEEMEEREEAAMELAEEVEEAKEEGKLNLVDIMTILGAAQGRVVNCSEQRPLVEENMSLGTVTLIYTLKRILLVVIFIYIIWDVQKIIK comes from the exons ATGTCCATCGCCCAGGCGGCGGCCAAGGCCATGCTATCTGATGCCCTGCTGCAGGACAGCCCTGGGATAAACCGGATCAACCACCTGGAGCTGGAGCTTCCTCTGGACAAGGTCATCAAATTTGTGTCTGTGGGTCTTCCGCTGGTTCTGGTCTGCATGGCCTTCGCCCGCGAGATCTCCCTGG GGCCTCAGATCAGCTGTTTCCCTCCCAGCAATTTCACCATCAAGCAGGCCAGCTATGTAGACACATACTGCTGGGACTCTCTCATGCATCACGAGTTTGACAGCGATGGGAACTTTGAGGAGCGCTCTCTCTGGGTACACAAA ATGTTCCCTTACTCGCTTCTGGCCATGGCGGTGCTAATGTACCTGCCTGCGCTGATCTGGCGCCAGCTCGTCATGCCCACGCTGAGCTCCGATCTGCTCTTCATAATTGACGAACTAGACAATTCGTACAACCGCTCCATCCGAATGGCCCAGAGCATTCTGGATATGCGCCAACTCACTAAGAACCCGCTCACATTTCAAGCTGAGCTGCAGAG GGCCAAGAAGAAGCGCTACTTTGAGTACCCCCTACTGGAGAGATACATGAAGTGCAAACAAAACTCCTACTTCCTTGTTAGCATGCTTTTCTTGCGTGGCTTCCTCCTGCTGACTTTCATGACAGCTGCCTGTCTCTACCTCGCCTACTTCCAcctctctgccttcctccaGGATGAGTTCAGCTGCTTTGTCCGCACAGGCATGCTGCGTGATCAGAACTGGGTTCCTGAACTGGTCCAGTGTAAAATGATTGGCCAGTTAGTCTTTCAGGTGATAAGCGTTGCCAATGGCGCCATCTATGTCCTGCTGGCGCCCATCGTCCTCTTCAGCCTGATACGACTCTTTGTGTGGGACACCACCTTTATCTCCATCTATGAGGTTCTCCCAGCCCTGGATCTCCTCAAACGCGGTCGGTTGGGATGCCCCCTGAATGATCTCAAcgtcctcctgctcttcctgcGTGCCAACGTAGCCCACCTGAAGTCCTACGGGAAGGTGAGGGCATTGTGCTCGCTGGCACCTCCGCAGGTTGGCAACGCTACGCCAGGGCAAGGCTTAGGTGCAATGCTGAGCCAGGAGGAGATGGAAGAACGTGAGGAGGCTGCTATGGAGCTggcagaggaggtggaggaagccAAAGAGGAGGGGAAGCTAAACCTGGTGGATATCATGACTATTCTGGGAGCAGCACAGGGAAGAGTTGTAAACTGCAGCGAGCAGAGGCCTCTGGTCGAGGAGAATATGAGTCTCGGTACTGTAACACTTATCTACACACTCAAACGCATTCTGCTTGTGGTTATTTTCATCTACATCATTTGGGATGTTCAGAAAATTATTAAGTGA